The following proteins come from a genomic window of Natrinema saccharevitans:
- a CDS encoding DUF7411 family protein, giving the protein MELGLLYSGGKDSTLAALLLEEFYDVTLLTAHFGISDDWKHARETAESADFAFERLECDPDVAREAVDRIREDGFPRNGIQHVHQHALERLAAKEFDAIADGTRRDDRVPTVSRAQAQSLEDRHDIDYIAPLSGFGRSAVDRLVEARLDVTVGPSEEIDRADYEAELRALIAAEEGRAAIADYFPDHDQTYVTDVR; this is encoded by the coding sequence ATGGAGCTCGGACTGCTCTACAGCGGCGGCAAGGACTCGACGCTCGCCGCGCTCTTGCTCGAGGAGTTCTACGACGTGACGCTACTGACGGCCCACTTCGGTATCAGCGACGACTGGAAACACGCCCGCGAAACGGCCGAGTCCGCGGACTTCGCCTTCGAACGCCTCGAGTGTGACCCCGACGTCGCCCGCGAGGCCGTCGACCGCATCCGCGAGGACGGCTTCCCGCGAAACGGCATCCAGCACGTCCACCAGCACGCCCTCGAACGGTTGGCGGCCAAGGAGTTCGACGCCATCGCCGACGGCACCCGCCGGGACGACCGCGTGCCGACGGTCTCGCGGGCGCAGGCCCAGAGCCTCGAGGACCGTCACGACATCGACTACATCGCGCCGCTGTCGGGCTTCGGTCGGTCGGCCGTCGATCGACTCGTGGAAGCGCGACTGGACGTGACGGTCGGTCCGAGCGAGGAGATCGACCGGGCCGACTACGAGGCCGAACTCCGGGCGCTCATCGCCGCAGAAGAGGGGCGGGCGGCGATCGCGGACTACTTCCCGGATCACGATCAGACGTACGTGACCGACGTCCGCTGA
- a CDS encoding sensor histidine kinase, with protein sequence MQRVADDDWVAEIGEQLPVSPLSALGLFLAALIGVRLAGEQLSNRALLESVFPLLAATAVVFADRWLVARDVSTRDRLTVFGYGLGGFLAAFLVTALHLYVLYLEETGARAPLYLLLMGGTVGVGAGTVAGIYEIRQRAATREAKRQSERLEEFASVVSHDLRNPLSVAQGRLRAAFTSGDPEHLHEVDAALTRMDELIDESLSVARSGTQVEDPYEVPLVELASEAWTVVETDDATYEVVGDRPLRVDPKRAKQLFENCYRNAIEHGREDVHVRVGPCDGGFFVADDGPGIPEDERDAVLEQGYSTSAEGSGLGLAIVRAVADAHGWRVTITESESGGARFEFTRGG encoded by the coding sequence GTGCAACGCGTGGCCGACGACGACTGGGTCGCGGAGATCGGCGAGCAACTGCCGGTGTCGCCGCTGTCGGCGCTGGGACTGTTTCTCGCCGCGCTCATCGGCGTTCGCCTCGCCGGCGAGCAACTCTCGAATCGCGCACTGCTCGAGAGCGTCTTTCCGTTGCTGGCCGCGACGGCGGTCGTCTTCGCCGACCGGTGGCTCGTCGCTCGCGACGTCTCGACGCGGGACCGACTCACCGTCTTCGGCTACGGTCTCGGGGGTTTTCTCGCGGCCTTTCTCGTGACGGCGCTGCATCTCTACGTCCTCTATCTCGAGGAAACCGGCGCGCGGGCCCCGCTCTACCTGCTCTTGATGGGCGGGACGGTCGGCGTCGGAGCGGGCACCGTCGCCGGCATCTACGAGATCCGACAGCGGGCCGCAACTCGGGAAGCGAAACGCCAGAGCGAGCGGTTAGAGGAGTTCGCGAGCGTCGTCAGCCACGACCTGCGGAACCCGCTCAGCGTCGCGCAGGGACGGCTTCGGGCGGCGTTTACCAGCGGCGATCCGGAGCATCTCCACGAGGTCGACGCGGCGCTGACCCGGATGGACGAACTGATCGACGAGAGCCTGTCGGTCGCCCGCAGCGGAACCCAGGTCGAAGACCCCTACGAGGTACCGCTGGTCGAACTCGCGAGCGAAGCGTGGACGGTCGTCGAGACCGACGACGCTACCTACGAGGTCGTCGGTGACCGCCCGCTACGCGTCGATCCAAAGCGGGCGAAACAGCTCTTCGAGAACTGCTATCGAAATGCGATCGAACACGGCCGCGAGGACGTTCACGTCCGCGTCGGCCCCTGTGACGGCGGCTTTTTCGTCGCCGACGACGGTCCCGGTATCCCCGAAGACGAACGCGACGCCGTCCTCGAGCAGGGGTACTCCACCTCGGCGGAGGGATCCGGCCTCGGACTCGCGATCGTCCGGGCCGTCGCCGACGCACACGGCTGGCGAGTGACGATTACCGAAAGCGAGTCCGGCGGAGCCCGGTTCGAGTTCACTCGCGGCGGGTAG
- the hisS gene encoding histidine--tRNA ligase has protein sequence MYDRIKGFRDFYPGEMAARRQAIDTVEDTAREYGFREVGTPALERAEMWTDKSGDDIVDELYAFEDQSGRHVTLTPELTPTVARMVVAKQQELSKPIKWFSTRPFWRYEQVQQGRYREFYQTNVDIFGSSEPTADAEILAWAADALTGLGLTGDHFEFRISHRDILGGVLESYDTEVDTEAAIRAVDKSDKISRAEYHDLLIGAGLSADQAAEFGDLIAGGDLEEVEAFAGTERVTAAVENLQNVLDAAADFGAREYCTISLETARGLDYYTGVVFECFDSAGEVSRSIFGGGRYDDLIESFGGQPTPAVGVAPGHATLALLCQRAGVWPEEDVTTDYYVLQIGNTRAEAARIVGELRDRGHVVETDIAGRSFGAQLDYADSINAETVVIVGEQDLANDEVTIKDMASGDQTQVPVGEFPGDRERPTFEDLA, from the coding sequence ATGTACGACCGGATCAAGGGCTTTCGTGACTTCTATCCCGGCGAGATGGCCGCCAGACGGCAGGCCATCGACACCGTGGAGGACACCGCTCGCGAGTACGGCTTTCGCGAGGTCGGGACGCCGGCGCTGGAACGCGCCGAGATGTGGACCGACAAGAGCGGCGACGACATCGTCGACGAACTCTACGCCTTCGAGGACCAGAGCGGTCGCCACGTCACGCTGACGCCGGAGCTGACGCCGACCGTCGCCCGGATGGTCGTCGCGAAACAGCAGGAACTCTCGAAGCCGATCAAGTGGTTCTCCACGCGACCGTTCTGGCGCTACGAGCAGGTTCAGCAGGGTCGCTACCGCGAGTTCTACCAGACCAACGTCGACATCTTCGGCTCGTCGGAGCCGACGGCCGACGCCGAGATCCTCGCGTGGGCCGCCGACGCCCTGACCGGGCTGGGGCTGACCGGCGACCACTTCGAATTCCGGATCTCCCACCGGGACATCCTCGGGGGCGTCCTCGAGAGTTACGATACCGAGGTCGACACCGAGGCGGCGATCCGCGCGGTCGACAAGTCCGACAAGATCTCGCGGGCGGAGTACCACGACCTGCTGATCGGTGCCGGGCTCTCGGCGGACCAGGCCGCCGAGTTCGGCGACCTCATCGCGGGCGGCGACCTCGAGGAAGTCGAGGCGTTCGCGGGGACCGAGCGCGTGACGGCGGCGGTCGAGAACTTACAGAACGTACTGGACGCGGCCGCGGACTTCGGTGCCCGGGAGTACTGTACGATCTCGCTCGAGACGGCCCGCGGGCTGGACTACTACACGGGCGTCGTCTTCGAGTGTTTCGACTCCGCGGGCGAGGTCTCGCGGTCGATCTTCGGGGGCGGGCGCTACGACGACCTCATCGAGAGCTTCGGCGGCCAGCCGACGCCGGCGGTCGGCGTCGCGCCGGGCCACGCGACGCTCGCGTTGCTCTGCCAGCGGGCCGGCGTCTGGCCCGAGGAGGACGTGACGACCGACTACTACGTCCTCCAGATCGGGAACACGCGGGCCGAAGCGGCCCGGATCGTCGGCGAACTGCGCGATCGGGGCCACGTCGTCGAGACGGACATCGCGGGCCGGTCGTTCGGCGCGCAACTGGACTACGCCGACTCGATCAACGCCGAGACGGTCGTCATCGTCGGCGAACAGGACCTCGCGAACGACGAGGTGACGATCAAGGACATGGCCTCGGGCGACCAGACGCAGGTCCCCGTCGGCGAGTTCCCCGGCGACCGCGAGCGGCCGACGTTCGAGGACCTCGCCTGA
- a CDS encoding sulfatase-like hydrolase/transferase, protein MADSDSRPNVLFVLTDQERYDASAPDGPPVETEAIDSLSREGIRFERAVTPISICSSARASLLTGQFPHGHGMLNNCHEPDAIRTNIPDELPTFSEELVAAGYDLTYTGKWHAGRDRTPADFGFSYLGGSDTHHDDIDEAFREYRRERGTPVDEADLEDAIYTGEEPRDADEGTFVAAKTAVDVEETRAYFLAERTIDAIESHADGDRDGPFFHRTDFYGPHHPYVVPEPYASLYDPDDIEPPDSYAETYEGKPRVHENYLAYRGVADFDWELWAEALAKYWGFLTMIDHQLERILAALDDYGLADETVVVHASDHGDFAGSHRQFNKGPLMYDDTYRIPLQVRWPGVTDGATCETSVHLHDLAATFLEIAEVPVPESFDARSLVPLLENGGEPPADLEWPDSTFAQYHGDEFGLYSQRMVRTDRYKYVYNGPDIDELYDLEADPAELQNLIDHPEYANARREMRERLIEWMDETADPNRLWVSGALENAS, encoded by the coding sequence ATGGCCGACTCCGACTCCCGCCCGAACGTCCTGTTCGTCCTCACAGATCAGGAGCGATACGACGCCAGCGCACCCGACGGGCCGCCGGTCGAAACCGAGGCGATCGACTCGCTCTCGAGGGAGGGAATTCGCTTCGAGCGGGCGGTGACCCCGATCAGTATCTGCTCGAGCGCTCGCGCGTCGCTGCTGACCGGGCAGTTTCCCCACGGTCACGGGATGTTGAACAACTGCCACGAGCCCGACGCGATCCGGACGAACATCCCCGACGAACTGCCGACGTTCTCGGAGGAACTCGTCGCGGCCGGCTACGACCTGACCTACACGGGCAAGTGGCACGCCGGTCGCGATCGGACGCCGGCCGACTTCGGTTTCTCGTATCTCGGCGGGAGCGACACGCACCACGACGACATCGACGAGGCGTTTCGCGAGTACCGCAGGGAGCGGGGCACGCCCGTCGACGAGGCCGACCTCGAGGACGCGATCTACACCGGCGAGGAGCCCAGAGACGCCGACGAGGGGACGTTCGTCGCCGCGAAGACGGCCGTCGACGTCGAGGAGACGCGCGCGTACTTCCTCGCCGAGCGGACGATCGACGCGATCGAGTCCCACGCCGACGGCGACCGGGACGGCCCGTTCTTCCACCGAACGGACTTCTACGGGCCCCACCACCCCTACGTCGTCCCGGAACCCTACGCCTCGCTGTACGATCCGGACGACATCGAGCCGCCCGACAGTTACGCCGAGACCTACGAGGGGAAACCGCGCGTCCACGAGAACTACCTCGCCTACCGCGGCGTCGCGGACTTCGACTGGGAGCTGTGGGCCGAGGCGCTCGCGAAGTACTGGGGCTTTCTCACGATGATCGACCACCAACTCGAGCGGATCCTCGCGGCCCTCGACGACTACGGACTGGCCGACGAGACGGTCGTCGTCCACGCCTCCGATCACGGGGACTTCGCCGGGAGCCACCGCCAGTTCAACAAGGGGCCGCTGATGTACGACGACACCTACCGGATCCCGCTGCAGGTCCGCTGGCCCGGCGTCACCGACGGCGCGACCTGCGAGACGTCGGTCCACCTCCACGACCTCGCGGCGACGTTCCTCGAGATCGCCGAGGTACCCGTTCCCGAGAGCTTCGACGCACGGAGCCTGGTCCCGCTGCTCGAGAACGGGGGCGAGCCGCCCGCCGACCTCGAGTGGCCCGACTCGACGTTCGCCCAGTACCACGGCGACGAGTTCGGCCTCTACAGCCAGCGGATGGTCCGGACGGACCGGTACAAGTACGTCTACAACGGTCCGGATATCGACGAGTTGTACGACCTCGAGGCCGATCCCGCCGAACTGCAAAACCTGATCGATCACCCCGAGTACGCGAACGCCCGGAGAGAAATGCGCGAGCGGCTGATCGAGTGGATGGACGAGACGGCGGATCCGAACCGGCTGTGGGTGAGCGGCGCGTTGGAAAACGCGTCGTAG
- a CDS encoding desampylase has product MIVLPAGIREAILERAREGTPEEICGVLGGAYDPDGRSRVASQYPAANVAENPRTRYEIEPEQQLAIFDRLEDRGEAIVGFYHSHPRGPDRPSETDAARATWPDRSYVIVSLEPLDVGSWRWRTGGDGADASGDRFEREELVVA; this is encoded by the coding sequence GTGATCGTCCTGCCGGCCGGGATTCGGGAAGCGATCCTCGAGCGCGCTCGCGAGGGGACGCCCGAGGAGATCTGTGGCGTCCTCGGCGGCGCGTACGACCCCGACGGTCGGAGCCGCGTGGCGTCGCAGTATCCGGCCGCAAACGTCGCCGAGAACCCCCGGACCCGATACGAGATCGAGCCCGAGCAACAACTCGCGATCTTCGACCGGCTCGAGGACCGCGGCGAGGCGATCGTCGGCTTCTATCACTCCCATCCCCGCGGCCCCGACCGGCCGAGCGAGACCGACGCCGCCCGGGCGACCTGGCCAGATCGGTCGTACGTGATCGTCTCGCTCGAGCCCCTCGACGTGGGGTCGTGGCGGTGGCGAACCGGCGGGGACGGAGCCGACGCTTCCGGCGATCGGTTCGAGCGGGAGGAACTCGTCGTCGCGTGA
- a CDS encoding ABC transporter substrate-binding protein, with amino-acid sequence MRTVTTLPSATEIVAALGREPVGVSHECDYPPAAADAPAVTRSRIDVDESTSSGEIDRQVLETADTESGVYDVDIEVLDALEPDAVVTQGMCDVCAVDEAVIEDAVDRIAAEPEIVPTDPHSVGDVLDDVERIGAAIDREQRARELRADLEARLEAVRERTAEIPPEDRPRVAILDWTDPVMIAGHWTAELVDWAGGEYGLADIGEPSRPRDWDPIRAYDPEVLIAAPCGFGLEQIARNATDLTERDGWAELTAVQEGRVWAMDGDHYLNRPGPRLVDTLEALAPIVHPERFDGPDPEVAVPFADLEGVAPTGESAETETRAGADSRP; translated from the coding sequence ATGCGAACCGTCACGACGCTCCCCTCGGCCACCGAAATCGTCGCCGCACTCGGCCGCGAGCCGGTCGGCGTCTCCCACGAGTGCGACTACCCGCCCGCGGCCGCGGACGCGCCCGCCGTCACGCGCTCGAGAATCGACGTCGACGAGTCGACTTCGAGCGGCGAGATCGACCGCCAAGTCCTCGAGACCGCCGACACCGAGAGCGGCGTCTACGACGTCGACATCGAAGTGCTCGACGCCCTCGAGCCGGACGCCGTCGTCACGCAGGGGATGTGCGACGTCTGTGCGGTCGACGAGGCGGTGATCGAAGACGCCGTCGACCGCATCGCGGCCGAGCCGGAGATCGTCCCGACCGATCCCCACAGCGTCGGCGACGTCCTCGACGACGTCGAGCGGATCGGCGCGGCGATCGACCGCGAGCAGCGGGCGCGGGAGCTGCGGGCCGACCTCGAGGCCCGGCTCGAGGCGGTCCGGGAGCGGACGGCGGAGATCCCGCCCGAGGACCGCCCGCGCGTGGCGATCCTCGACTGGACCGACCCCGTCATGATCGCGGGCCACTGGACGGCCGAACTCGTCGACTGGGCCGGCGGCGAGTACGGACTGGCCGACATCGGCGAGCCCTCGAGGCCGCGTGACTGGGACCCTATCCGCGCGTACGACCCCGAGGTCCTGATCGCCGCGCCCTGTGGCTTCGGTCTCGAGCAGATCGCACGGAACGCGACGGACCTCACCGAACGCGACGGCTGGGCGGAGCTGACGGCAGTGCAGGAGGGACGCGTGTGGGCGATGGACGGCGACCACTACCTCAACCGGCCCGGCCCGCGGCTGGTCGACACCCTCGAGGCGCTGGCACCGATCGTCCACCCCGAGCGGTTCGACGGCCCCGACCCCGAGGTCGCGGTCCCGTTCGCGGACCTCGAGGGCGTCGCACCGACGGGCGAGTCCGCCGAGACAGAGACACGGGCCGGGGCCGACTCCCGACCGTGA
- a CDS encoding molybdopterin biosynthesis protein: MNRKEFRDLASPDEAREAIDSLSLEGGVERVPLEDARGRVLVARLDAELDVPGFDRASLDGYALRARDTFGADEADPARLEIVGAVHAGEKPDVALAEGQAAEISTGAVMPDGADAMVPVERTDTDADGSEVLVRTSVAPGDNVMFAGADVAAGERVLGPGTTITPRDIGLLSALGIDEVPVRAKPRVGIVSTGDELVRPGEALESSRGEIYDVNSYTIAAGVEDSGGEAVLYPHAGDEQSEMEEILRTAADECDLVLSSGSTSASAVDVIYRVIEEQGELLLHGVSVKPGKPMLIGRLDDSAYVGLPGYPVSAMMVFRTFVAPAIREAAGVPEPASSTVSGRLARQERYEEGRHRLMPVGIVTNGDGETLVYPVDKGSGATTSLADADGVVEVGPETDYLEAGEPVTVTLFSPDVRPPTLFAVGEDDPTFARLLDGLENPRYLSVGSRPGLRRLRDGVPDAAVVTGPAEPDFEAVELGRWEREWGLVVPAGNPAELEGLADLVDRDLRFVNRTTDSGLRSSLGAAVADLAEQRGVDRHDIVDAIDGFDLGLRAHESPARKVIAGDADAGLGLRETADRLDLGFVPLGDQPIRVLANPDRTEKEGVRELEAALSDVSSAQR, translated from the coding sequence ATGAACCGCAAGGAGTTCCGCGATCTGGCCTCCCCCGACGAGGCCCGCGAGGCGATCGACTCGCTGTCCCTCGAGGGCGGCGTCGAACGCGTCCCGCTCGAAGACGCCCGCGGCCGGGTTCTCGTGGCGCGACTCGACGCCGAACTCGACGTCCCCGGCTTCGACCGGGCGAGTCTGGACGGCTACGCGCTCCGGGCCCGGGACACGTTCGGCGCGGACGAGGCCGATCCCGCCCGCCTCGAGATCGTCGGCGCGGTCCACGCCGGCGAGAAGCCGGACGTGGCGCTCGCAGAGGGACAGGCAGCGGAGATTTCGACGGGCGCGGTGATGCCCGACGGTGCCGACGCGATGGTCCCGGTCGAACGAACCGATACGGATGCGGACGGGAGCGAGGTTCTGGTCCGCACCTCGGTCGCGCCCGGCGACAACGTCATGTTCGCCGGTGCGGACGTCGCCGCGGGCGAGCGCGTGCTCGGTCCCGGGACCACGATCACGCCCCGAGATATCGGCCTGCTGTCGGCGCTGGGGATCGACGAGGTGCCCGTCCGCGCGAAACCGCGGGTCGGCATCGTCTCGACCGGCGACGAACTCGTGCGACCGGGCGAGGCCCTCGAGAGTTCGCGCGGCGAGATCTACGACGTCAACAGCTACACGATCGCCGCTGGGGTCGAGGATTCGGGCGGCGAGGCCGTACTCTACCCCCACGCCGGCGACGAGCAATCGGAGATGGAGGAGATCCTGCGGACCGCGGCCGACGAGTGCGACCTCGTCCTCTCCTCGGGGTCGACCAGCGCGAGCGCGGTCGACGTCATCTACCGGGTGATCGAGGAGCAAGGCGAGTTGCTGCTCCACGGGGTCAGCGTCAAACCGGGGAAGCCGATGCTGATCGGTCGACTGGACGACAGCGCCTACGTCGGCCTCCCGGGCTATCCCGTCTCCGCGATGATGGTCTTCCGAACGTTCGTCGCGCCGGCGATCCGCGAGGCCGCCGGCGTCCCGGAACCCGCGTCGTCGACCGTCTCCGGACGCCTCGCCAGGCAAGAGCGGTACGAAGAAGGTCGCCATCGGCTCATGCCGGTAGGGATAGTTACAAACGGCGACGGCGAGACGCTCGTCTACCCCGTCGACAAGGGCAGCGGCGCGACGACCAGCCTCGCCGACGCCGACGGCGTCGTCGAGGTCGGTCCCGAGACCGACTACCTCGAGGCGGGCGAACCCGTCACGGTCACGCTCTTTTCGCCGGACGTGCGGCCGCCGACGCTGTTTGCCGTCGGCGAGGACGACCCGACGTTCGCCCGACTGCTCGACGGCCTCGAGAACCCCCGCTATCTCTCGGTGGGCAGTCGGCCCGGCCTGCGGCGGCTCCGGGACGGCGTCCCCGACGCGGCCGTCGTCACGGGTCCCGCCGAACCGGACTTCGAAGCGGTCGAACTCGGCCGCTGGGAACGCGAGTGGGGGCTGGTCGTCCCCGCGGGCAACCCCGCCGAACTCGAGGGGCTGGCCGACCTGGTCGATCGCGACCTGCGCTTTGTCAATCGGACGACCGACTCCGGACTGCGCTCGAGTCTCGGCGCGGCGGTAGCTGACCTCGCCGAGCAGCGGGGCGTGGACCGCCACGACATCGTCGACGCGATCGACGGCTTCGACCTCGGACTGCGCGCCCACGAGAGCCCCGCTCGAAAGGTCATCGCCGGCGACGCCGACGCCGGACTGGGCCTGCGCGAGACCGCCGACCGGCTGGATCTCGGTTTCGTCCCGCTCGGCGACCAGCCGATCCGAGTGCTGGCGAACCCCGATCGGACCGAGAAGGAAGGGGTTCGGGAGCTCGAGGCGGCGCTTTCGGACGTGTCGTCGGCGCAGCGATAG
- a CDS encoding serine hydrolase domain-containing protein, with amino-acid sequence MSRISERDRERIADLFDRHLEAGLHHGAQLAVYVDGEPEIDLAGGVEAPDGPEETRETRHILFSSTKPYAAVTLHSLVEEGALAYDDRVVDHWPEFADEGTAKAEITVRQVLSHTSGLNRGEIDDRPDLWGDWDAVVEKLEEMEPNFTPGEQPAYHALTFGWLVGELVRRVSGTPIEQAAEERVFDPLGLDDTGIGLRDDEDDDVATLVGFEPFDRCRDPDEGLGKNAEVAAPFNSEEIHRAVIPAANGIGTAGDMARFYACLANGGELEGTQLLESETVKRMTQVQAETEADGTIGREGRFALGFWKGGTTVAPYGSLSPEHVFGHAGLGSSVGWADPEANVGFAYVTNGVRDGSYEHVARVNALGDAVRHAIK; translated from the coding sequence ATGTCACGGATCTCCGAGCGGGACCGCGAGCGCATCGCCGACCTCTTCGATCGCCATCTCGAGGCCGGCCTCCATCACGGGGCCCAACTCGCCGTCTACGTCGACGGCGAACCTGAGATCGACCTCGCCGGCGGCGTCGAAGCGCCCGACGGCCCCGAGGAGACACGCGAGACGCGGCACATCCTCTTCTCGAGTACGAAACCCTACGCCGCGGTGACGCTGCATTCGCTGGTCGAGGAGGGCGCCCTCGCGTACGACGATCGGGTCGTCGACCACTGGCCCGAGTTCGCCGACGAGGGGACCGCAAAGGCCGAGATCACCGTCCGGCAGGTACTCAGTCACACGTCGGGACTCAACCGCGGTGAGATCGACGACCGGCCCGACCTCTGGGGCGACTGGGACGCCGTCGTCGAGAAACTCGAGGAAATGGAGCCGAACTTCACGCCCGGCGAACAGCCGGCCTACCACGCGCTGACGTTCGGCTGGCTGGTCGGTGAACTCGTCCGGCGGGTATCGGGAACGCCGATCGAGCAGGCCGCCGAAGAGCGCGTCTTCGACCCGCTCGGACTGGACGACACCGGGATCGGCCTGCGGGACGACGAGGACGACGACGTCGCGACCCTGGTCGGCTTCGAGCCGTTCGACCGCTGTCGCGACCCCGACGAGGGACTCGGAAAGAACGCCGAGGTCGCGGCCCCATTCAACTCGGAGGAGATCCACCGCGCGGTGATCCCCGCCGCCAACGGGATCGGAACTGCCGGCGACATGGCCCGCTTCTACGCCTGTCTGGCCAACGGCGGCGAACTCGAGGGAACGCAACTGCTCGAGTCCGAGACGGTAAAGCGGATGACGCAGGTGCAAGCCGAGACCGAGGCCGACGGCACGATCGGCCGCGAGGGCCGGTTCGCGCTCGGCTTCTGGAAGGGAGGCACGACGGTCGCGCCGTACGGCTCGCTTTCGCCGGAACACGTCTTCGGCCACGCGGGGCTGGGAAGCAGCGTCGGCTGGGCCGACCCCGAGGCAAACGTCGGCTTCGCCTACGTGACCAACGGCGTCCGGGACGGCTCTTACGAACACGTCGCCCGCGTGAACGCGCTGGGGGACGCGGTTCGACACGCAATCAAGTGA
- a CDS encoding rubrerythrin-like domain-containing protein: MPHDQDVEGENDPESVSTYECLECGDVVESTTHPGVCDCGGEYQNRAKSLE; encoded by the coding sequence ATGCCCCACGACCAGGACGTCGAAGGCGAGAACGACCCGGAGTCCGTATCGACCTACGAGTGTCTCGAGTGCGGCGACGTCGTCGAGTCGACCACGCACCCCGGCGTCTGCGACTGCGGCGGCGAGTATCAGAACCGGGCGAAGTCCCTCGAGTAG
- a CDS encoding molybdopterin molybdotransferase MoeA, with protein sequence MEGADRERTEAGFKVRTPVDEAHRILREAVAGGESDVPCGTETVDVDRADGRVLAAPVESARDVPHYERAAMDGYAVRAADTFGASERSPEVLGLTEPADGVDAEGDHATADRIEPGTAARVHTGSALPEGADAVVMIERVTERESVGELEVEDALAEGENVAPVGEDVEEGQHLYDAGHRLRPSDLGLLRSAGYGRVAVARQPTVGVVPTGEELVAGDPGPGEVIETNGLTVSRLAQRWGARATYRDVVTDDPESLRVAIQRDLTKDVVVTTGGSSVGERDLLPEVIDDLGEVLVHGVGLKPGHPVCLGIVQDTPVLALPGYPVACIVNAVQFLRPVLRWLEGTEPDPHPTTRARLERKIPSEPGARTFARVKLEAREDGDLEPDEPRYEATPTRASGSGVLSSVALADGWVVVDDDREGIPAGETVAVEDWERHA encoded by the coding sequence ATGGAAGGAGCCGACCGCGAGCGCACGGAGGCCGGGTTCAAGGTACGGACGCCGGTCGACGAGGCGCACCGGATACTGCGAGAGGCGGTCGCGGGGGGCGAGAGCGACGTGCCCTGTGGGACCGAGACGGTCGACGTCGACCGCGCGGACGGCCGCGTCCTCGCCGCACCCGTCGAATCGGCCCGCGACGTCCCTCACTACGAACGGGCGGCGATGGACGGCTACGCGGTCCGGGCCGCGGACACCTTCGGGGCCAGCGAGCGCTCGCCGGAAGTATTGGGGCTCACGGAACCGGCCGACGGTGTCGACGCCGAGGGCGACCACGCCACCGCCGACCGGATCGAACCCGGCACGGCCGCGCGAGTCCACACCGGCAGCGCGCTCCCGGAGGGAGCCGACGCGGTCGTCATGATCGAGCGGGTCACCGAACGCGAATCGGTCGGCGAACTCGAGGTCGAGGACGCCCTCGCGGAGGGGGAAAACGTCGCGCCGGTCGGCGAGGACGTCGAGGAGGGCCAGCACCTCTACGACGCGGGCCACCGGCTCCGGCCGTCGGACCTCGGCCTCCTTCGCTCGGCGGGCTACGGCCGCGTCGCGGTCGCCAGGCAGCCGACGGTCGGCGTCGTCCCGACCGGCGAGGAACTCGTGGCGGGCGATCCCGGGCCCGGCGAGGTGATCGAGACCAACGGGCTGACCGTCTCGCGGTTGGCCCAGCGGTGGGGCGCGAGGGCGACCTACCGCGACGTGGTCACCGACGACCCCGAGTCCCTGCGCGTGGCGATCCAGCGGGATCTGACGAAAGACGTCGTCGTCACCACCGGCGGCTCGAGCGTCGGCGAGCGCGACCTCCTGCCGGAGGTGATCGACGACCTCGGCGAGGTGCTGGTCCACGGCGTCGGCCTCAAGCCCGGCCACCCCGTCTGTCTGGGGATCGTCCAGGACACCCCCGTCCTCGCGCTGCCGGGCTATCCCGTCGCCTGCATCGTCAACGCCGTCCAGTTCCTGCGGCCGGTCCTGCGGTGGCTCGAGGGGACCGAGCCCGACCCCCACCCGACGACGCGGGCCCGCCTCGAGCGCAAGATTCCCAGCGAGCCAGGGGCGCGGACGTTCGCGCGGGTGAAACTCGAGGCCCGCGAGGACGGCGACCTCGAGCCAGACGAGCCCCGATACGAGGCGACCCCGACGCGGGCCAGCGGGTCGGGCGTCCTCTCGAGCGTCGCCTTAGCCGACGGCTGGGTGGTCGTCGACGACGACCGGGAGGGGATTCCGGCCGGCGAGACGGTCGCCGTCGAAGACTGGGAACGCCACGCGTGA